Proteins co-encoded in one Nicotiana sylvestris chromosome 7, ASM39365v2, whole genome shotgun sequence genomic window:
- the LOC104247953 gene encoding gibberellin 2-beta-dioxygenase 1-like, with translation MVVLTKPGIDHFPIVKNCRSSSFFNGVPLIDLSKPDSINLIVKACEEFGFFKVINHGVPTEFITKLESEAIKFFSSPLSDKQKAGPADPFGYGNKKIGPNGDVGWVEYILLSTNSEFNYHKFASILGVNPETIRIAVNDYVSAVKKMACEILEMLAEGLNIHPRNVFSKLLMDEKSDSVFRLNHYPPCPEIQQFSDNNLIGFGEHTDPQIISVLRSNNTSGLQILLKKGHWISVPPDPNSFFINVGDSLQVMTNGRFKSVRHRVLANSVKSRLSMIYFGGPPLSQKIAPLASLMEGEESLYKEFTWFEYKKSAYKTRLADNRLVLFEKVAAS, from the exons ATGGTGGTCTTAACTAAACCTGGCATTGACCATTTCCCCATAGTCAAAAACTGCAGATCATCCTCATTCTTCAATGGTGTTCCATTGATAGACCTCTCGAAACCTGACTCTATAAACCTCATTGTTAAGGCTTGTGAAGAATTTGGATTTTTCAAAGTCATTAATCATGGCGTCCCTACGGAATTCATAACTAAACTTGAATCTGAAGCCATCAAATTCTTCTCCTCTCCCCTTTCTGATAAACAGAAAGCAGGGCCTGCTGATCCTTTTGGCTATGGAAACAAGAAGATTGGACCCAATGGCGATGTTGGTTGGGTCGAATACATTCTCCTCTCAACTAACTCTGAATTCAACTACCATAAGTTTGCATCTATATTAGGTGTAAACCCAGAAACAATTCG GATAGCAGTAAATGATTATGTGTCAGCAGTGAAGAAAATGGCATGTGAGATTCTTGAAATGTTAGCAGAGGGATTAAATATTCATCCGAGGAATGTTTTCAGTAAGCTTCTAATGGACGAAAAGAGTGACTCTGTTTTCAGGCTCAATCACTATCCCCCTTGTCCTGAGATTCAACAATTCAGTGACAATAATTTGATTGGATTTGGAGAGCATACTGACCCACAAATCATATCAGTATTGAGATCCAACAACACTTCCGGACTTCAAATATTACTCAAAAAAGGCCACTGGATTTCTGTCCCGCCTGATCCAAATTCTTTCTTCATTAATGTTGGTGACTCATTGCAG GTGATGACTAACGGGAGGTTTAAGAGTGTAAGGCACAGGGTATTGGCGAACAGTGTAAAATCAAGGCTATCAATGATATATTTTGGAGGACCGCCATTGAGTCAAAAGATAGCACCTTTGGCATCATTAATGGAAGGGGAAGAAAGCTTGTACAAAGAGTTTACGTGGTTTGAGTACAAAAAATCTGCATATAAGACTAGACTAGCTGATAATAGATTGGTCCTATTTGAGAAAGTTGCAGCCTCgtaa